TTGTTGCTATAAGTATTAAGCAAGCTTATTAAATCTCTTTACTGATGACATCTCTTTGGACAGGTTGGGAGAAAGCTGAGTCAGAAGCCGCGACACTGAAAAATCACCTAGAATCAGTCACTCTTTTGAAGCTTACTGCTGAAGACCGGGCATCGCATTTGGATGGTGCACTCAAGGAGTGCATGCGGCAGATACGAAATTTGAAAGAAGAGCATGAACAGAAGCTGCATGATGTGATTCTCAGCAAAACCAAACAGTTTGACAAAATGAAGCTTGAGTTTGAAGCAAAGATAGCTAACTTGGACCAAGAGTTACTCAGGTCTGCAGCAGAAAATTCCGCACTTACAAGGTCTTTGCAGGAGCGTTCTAGCATGGTGATAAAGCTCAGTGAAGAAAAAGCCCAAGCTGAAGCAGAAATAGAGATGTTCAAGAGCAATATTGAGTCATGTGGAAAAGAAATACATTCTCTGAAATATGAACTCCATATTGCCTCAAAGGAGCTAGAAATTCGTAACGAGGAGAAAAATATGAGTGTACGGTCTGCAGAAGTAGCAAACAAGCAACACCTGGAGGGAGTAAAGAAAATTGCGAAACTGGAAGCAGAGTGTCAGAGATTACGTGGTCTTGTCCGGAAGAAGTTACCCGGGCCTGCAGCCTTGGCCCAGATGAAGCTTGAAGTTGAGAGTTTGGGTCGAGATTATGGGGAGAGCCGTGTGAAGAAATCTCAAGGAAGGCCTTCTAGTCCACAGTTTTCCAGTTTTCCAGATTTTTCATTTGATACTGTGCAGAAATACCATAAAGAAAACGATCTACTAACAGAACGCCTTTTGGCGATGGAGGAGGAAACAAAGATGTTGAAAGAAGCTTTGGCACACCGGAACAGTGAATTACAGGCCTCCAGGAGTATTTGTGCAAAGACGGAGAGCAAGCTTCAGAGTTTGGAAGCACAGCTTCAAGCTAATGTTAAACAGAAAAGCCCACCAAAGTCCACAGTTCGGTTGCCTACTGAAGATGGAAATGACGATAATGTTAGCTGTGCTGGGTCATGGACGACATCATCAATTACTGAACTCTCCCATATTAAGAAGGAAAAGAACTTTGACAGTCCACATAAATCTGAAAGTGCAAGTCAGCTGGATCTCATGGATGACTTTTTGGAGATGGAGAAACTAGCTTATCAGTCCAGTGACACAAATGGAGCAGTTTCAAGGCCAGATATTCCAAATAATGCAAGACCCGAGACTACAAAACTTGACACCTCTTCTCCGCTGAAAGAACATGACGAGACACATATATCAAGAGATCAAGCATCTCCCAAAGAGGAAGTATTGACACCGAGTTATCTACCTCTTTCAGATGCATCAGTATTCATGAAGCTCCAATCAAGAATTTCGATGGTTTTGGAGTCTTTGTCCAAGGAAGCTGACATTCAAAATATTCAAGAGGATCTCAGACAGATTGTGCAGGAAATGGGCGACACCATGCTACCGCAATCAGCTATGAGCATTGTTGAGACTACTATTTGCTCTGATACTGCAACTGAATCTCAGCCCTCTCGTGATGATGGTGAGGCAAACATAGAAAAGGAAATTCCTGTTTCACATGATAGTAAGCCATGCGATGAGACAGTCAATGGTATTAGCAAAGAATTAGCTGATGCTATTTCTCAAATTCATGACTTTGTACTCTTTCTGGGCAAAGAAGCAAAGGCTGTCGAAGGAACAGCTCCAGACGGAAGTGGAATCAatgaaaaattggatgatttcTCTTCCACTTATGCAGCGGTAATAAGCAGCAGGTTAAGTATGGTGAATTTTGTCCTTGATCTCTCTCGTGTACTGAGTCGTGCAAGCGAACTACACTTCAATATCCTCGGCTACAAGAATTCTGAAACAGAAATAAGTACATCTGATTGCATAGACAAGGTTGCTTTACCAGAAAATAAAGGTCTTCCGCATTCAGGAGAGGAGGGATACGCAAATGGTTGTGCTCATTTTTCTGATTCCACTTCTGATCCAGATATTCCTCATGAAGGAAGCCTTGTTCCCACTTCAGAGTCAACATCAACCTCTTTGAAGTGCTCGTTGGAGGAGTTTGAACAGTTGAAACTCGAGAAAGAGGATATGGCCCTTGATCTTGCTAGATATTCTGAGAACTTGGAAAGCACTAAATCCCAATTGTCTGAAACGGAGCAGCTTCTAACAGAGGTGAAGTCACAATTGGTATCTGCTCAAAAGGCAAACAGTTTGGCTGAAACTCAGCTCAAATGCATGGCAGAATCGTATAATTCACTCGAAACTCGGACTGAGGAGTTGCAAACTGAAGTAAACCGTCTTCAGGCAAAGATAGAAAGTCTCGATAACGAGCTTCAAGAGGAAAAGAAGAGTCACGAGGAAGCTTTAGCCAGATGCAAGGATCTTGAAGAACAACTGCAAAGGTTAGTGGTTCTTGTTCCACATTGGCCCTGAAATTATAAAATTTGATTGTGAGATCTTATAATCTAAGGCCAGCTTTTAATGTTATTGTAATTACATTATGCTTTGGCCTATCGAGTGTTCTGTTTTACTGTGAGAGTAGCTATTGATCTTTACTTTACTTGAAGGTTTCAAGCATTGGTAAAATTTTGCGCAAACCCCCTAATCTTTGAATGAAAAGGAAAGCAACACCGGAAAGGGAAAAGAAACATGTCACTATGAGATTTGAATAATATATAGCTGATCTTTGTGGGTACGACCGG
This region of Nicotiana tomentosiformis chromosome 4, ASM39032v3, whole genome shotgun sequence genomic DNA includes:
- the LOC104096907 gene encoding filament-like plant protein 6 isoform X2, which codes for MDRRSWPWKKKISDKTASEKPAALTVESASAPSDSTESQGKQDNYKKPKYVQISVESYSHLTGLEDQVKSLEDHVKSLEDQVNSFEEQVKSLEDENKDLNEKLSAAQTEMTNKENLVKQHAKVAEEAVSGWEKAESEAATLKNHLESVTLLKLTAEDRASHLDGALKECMRQIRNLKEEHEQKLHDVILSKTKQFDKMKLEFEAKIANLDQELLRSAAENSALTRSLQERSSMVIKLSEEKAQAEAEIEMFKSNIESCGKEIHSLKYELHIASKELEIRNEEKNMSVRSAEVANKQHLEGVKKIAKLEAECQRLRGLVRKKLPGPAALAQMKLEVESLGRDYGESRVKKSQGRPSSPQFSSFPDFSFDTVQKYHKENDLLTERLLAMEEETKMLKEALAHRNSELQASRSICAKTESKLQSLEAQLQANVKQKSPPKSTVRLPTEDGNDDNVSCAGSWTTSSITELSHIKKEKNFDSPHKSESASQLDLMDDFLEMEKLAYQSSDTNGAVSRPDIPNNARPETTKLDTSSPLKEHDETHISRDQASPKEEVLTPSYLPLSDASVFMKLQSRISMVLESLSKEADIQNIQEDLRQIVQEMGDTMLPQSAMSIVETTICSDTATESQPSRDDGEANIEKEIPVSHDSKPCDETVNGISKELADAISQIHDFVLFLGKEAKAVEGTAPDGSGINEKLDDFSSTYAAVISSRLSMVNFVLDLSRVLSRASELHFNILGYKNSETEISTSDCIDKVALPENKGLPHSGEEGYANGCAHFSDSTSDPDIPHEGSLVPTSESTSTSLKCSLEEFEQLKLEKEDMALDLARYSENLESTKSQLSETEQLLTEVKSQLVSAQKANSLAETQLKCMAESYNSLETRTEELQTEVNRLQAKIESLDNELQEEKKSHEEALARCKDLEEQLQRIESCPAADFDAKNNQAPDFQVSGFSKLLC
- the LOC104096907 gene encoding filament-like plant protein 4 isoform X1; amino-acid sequence: MDRRSWPWKKKISDKTASEKPAALTVESASAPSDSTESQGKQDNYKKPKYVQISVESYSHLTGLEDQVKSLEDHVKSLEDQVNSFEEQVKSLEDENKDLNEKLSAAQTEMTNKENLVKQHAKVAEEAVSGWEKAESEAATLKNHLESVTLLKLTAEDRASHLDGALKECMRQIRNLKEEHEQKLHDVILSKTKQFDKMKLEFEAKIANLDQELLRSAAENSALTRSLQERSSMVIKLSEEKAQAEAEIEMFKSNIESCGKEIHSLKYELHIASKELEIRNEEKNMSVRSAEVANKQHLEGVKKIAKLEAECQRLRGLVRKKLPGPAALAQMKLEVESLGRDYGESRVKKSQGRPSSPQFSSFPDFSFDTVQKYHKENDLLTERLLAMEEETKMLKEALAHRNSELQASRSICAKTESKLQSLEAQLQANVKQKSPPKSTVRLPTEDGNDDNVSCAGSWTTSSITELSHIKKEKNFDSPHKSESASQLDLMDDFLEMEKLAYQSSDTNGAVSRPDIPNNARPETTKLDTSSPLKEHDETHISRDQASPKEEVLTPSYLPLSDASVFMKLQSRISMVLESLSKEADIQNIQEDLRQIVQEMGDTMLPQSAMSIVETTICSDTATESQPSRDDGEANIEKEIPVSHDSKPCDETVNGISKELADAISQIHDFVLFLGKEAKAVEGTAPDGSGINEKLDDFSSTYAAVISSRLSMVNFVLDLSRVLSRASELHFNILGYKNSETEISTSDCIDKVALPENKGLPHSGEEGYANGCAHFSDSTSDPDIPHEGSLVPTSESTSTSLKCSLEEFEQLKLEKEDMALDLARYSENLESTKSQLSETEQLLTEVKSQLVSAQKANSLAETQLKCMAESYNSLETRTEELQTEVNRLQAKIESLDNELQEEKKSHEEALARCKDLEEQLQRIESCPAADFDAKNNQEKELAAAAEKLAECQETIFLLGKQLNSLRPQTEFMGSPYIDRSSKGEGFREEPTTTSMNLHENDLAESPPVDIYNVPYSPSDSDLNNPLRSPISSKSPKHRPTKSGSSSSSGPTPEKHTRGFSRFFSSKGKNGY